The Ananas comosus cultivar F153 linkage group 4, ASM154086v1, whole genome shotgun sequence region ATCAACAACATAGCCTTTGAATTTGGAAAACAAAATGCAGCCGTTCCAAGAAATCGTATATTccaccctcctctcgccacttCAATTTACGATTGGCTATGCTGGTGCTATTCTAACTTGTGCTTAAAATAGTCACATCATACCTCCAGTTTCGTTACATACTTTTGCACCTTTCCAAATGGAGTAAGACTTTTCTGACCAAACTCGAGAGCTTCCTTGCTGCCATTTCATATACCAATTGCATTAAACCcaaaagtttcatattttagtAGCAAAAAATGTCTATTTACAGAGTCCTCACCACTTTCTGGAGCGGACAAGATCAATAAAGTGAAGGCTTAAAAGATCGAAATGCAAATCCATATTAGCCTCCAGTAAGTTTGGAGCTAGCTGTTGTGTCAGCTCTATGGCCTCGAGAGCATTTCCTTCCAAGGCAAAATGAAAAATTGCTGacagaaaaatcaaaaatacAGATTTACAAAACAGAGTAACCTATCTATGGACTACGATAGAGAATTAAATAGCTATCATGAAATATTCCAATGACCAATTAATTGCCTAACAAGAGGAGTTAACATGTTGATCAGTTCATGTTAGGCAAGATGCACTTGATTCATCCGAACTATTGCACTTTAACAGATGGGCACCTGaactttcaaaagttaaaaagaaaaaaataggatCCAAACAATCACCATGTTTCAATTAGGCACCCAACACCTAATTCAGTCAATTTTTTATAACAGCTGATATCATGTGTCATTAAATGACCCATAACAGTCCATATCTTACATCTCCTCTTACATCCCTTCTTCCGAATTTCCAGATGATTGTAGGAGCATTCTAATCAATTCATTTTCATGTCAATAATGGCTGTTCAGAAaaactgataaaaaaaaaggtaatggTTGATTAAAAAAAGGTGAATTTTTCacgtaacttttattttaaaatcttttacaAGCTTTGGCTGTCAACTGTAAGAGCTCACTAATTCAAGGGTTTCTAACACATTTATCTCTTTCCTGTTTAAAACCCTCGACATAAACTGGAAAAATACAACTCACATTTCCGCTTGTCCATGTCTACTAGGTAATCAACAGGATGCTTCATCCCCGTAGAAGTGAGAAAAGCGTCTGCCGTCTCTTTGAAACAGTTGTGAATAAGATAAGACAGGACAATGTTGCGCACATCAGCATCGCTGATTGCCTGTCAattgggaaaagaaaaggagacaaATCAACATTTAGAGATGTTAAACTAATATGAGCacactaatatttttatttcttatgaaCACCTGTATTAGTTGATGATAAATTGGATTCACATTATATCTGATTACTcatttgaatattttcttttagCTACTCACTATGTTAATAGAAAGGGGCTCGAAGCTAGAAGGTAATTCTAGATACATGATTAGATTAAATGCTCAATGAATGCATAGAAAGCAGAAGGCGTAAAGAAAGACATTTAGTTCAACCAAAAACATTAAGTAACTTATGGATATAAAGGGCAGAAGATACTCATATAAGTTAGAAAATAAATGTATTGTTGAGTCTGTCAATAATGTGCTCTCCATCAAGACAGATATAgttcattatattatataattttccCTATTCTCTCTAGTGACACAAAATGTATTGTCCTGCGCCTGTAATTGTTCAGATAGGAAAAACCGTGACTAGATATTGTTCTCAGGACTTGGCTTATTCACTGATGAGTTATAGCTAACTTGTATAGTGCCAACGAACAATGTGAGAAATAAACTTGACCTCATTACTACATTCGATGAATACTAAACAAGTAGAGTTTCTTTAACATTGATTCATTGTATGAAAAACACATACatgcacacacaaaaaaaagaaagaaaaaagaaaaaagaaagaaaggtagTTCAATAACGATCCTTTCTGACTTTGCCGCAAACCAGTAAGGTCTAGAGAATTAGTCGAAATCTAAGTTGGTTTGCTCGACGGTAAATAAGCTTATTGCCGAAACTGCAAGTTGAAAGCAGAGGGACGCAAAAACAGCCTAAACCAAAAGGAATGGATTGTTCAACAAAAAGCAAGTGAGCAAGCAATCTCAACTTAATATAATCAACAAGGTAAGctgttaaattataaaaataacgcCTAACGACAAGGTCGGAACTATGTTTGACCAACATATGAATCACTGAAGAAAGGTCTACTATGTaagaaatagcaaaaaaaaaagaagtttataTCCACTTCCAAGCTCAAGGATTGaggatataaaataaaatctctaaCTACACTATTGGCTAAAACTAAGGCTACAAATTGGGTTGATTGGGTTCAtataaatttggaatttttcATTCAGTTTGAGAAACTTCAATTCCTATCAAGGTATGGTCAGGGTTGGCACCAATCATAACCCAAGATGAACCCAATCCAAACTCGAAGCAATACCAACTTGGCATTTCAACAAATTAAAGAAACTATACAACATATATTCTATAACTAAACATTGCTGTGCTCTACTCATCTCCTTGGCTCATTTTTAACATCCTAGGAATGAGTAATACTACATCGGCAAATCACGCAAAGTTTGCGCGGTGGATCCATCATCCAAACAATCTAATCCCCACTATCGAATAGGAGATCCTTCCACCTAGttacacacaaacacacaatCATTCAAATAGTTCCTTCATTCGAAGAAGATTAAGGTAAAAAATCTACACTTCCAGTGCTCCCAAATCCTCTCACAAATGagtcaaaaaccaaaaaaaaaaaaaaaaaaaccatttttaaCCCATTTTGAAGCGAATAAAGCTCTAAATCCATTGCCCCAGAGCTTAAAACTAAATCTTACGCCTATTATTGCTATAAAAAAGATAGGAAAAAACCCTAATGGCAAATCGACGCTAAGAATCAACAGGTTATCATGATTCGACCCCAAAATACACACATCCAGAC contains the following coding sequences:
- the LOC109708991 gene encoding glucose-induced degradation protein 8 homolog isoform X1; translation: MMELDPRQYEHVAISDADVRNIVLSYLIHNCFKETADAFLTSTGMKHPVDYLVDMDKRKSIFHFALEGNALEAIELTQQLAPNLLEANMDLHFDLLSLHFIDLVRSRKCKEALEFGQKSLTPFGKVQKYVTKLEEFIALLAYEEPERSPMFQLLSPEYRQNIADSLNRAILAHAKLPAYSSLEKLIQQITVVREYLQQELAKDAPPPFSLKAFLNS
- the LOC109708991 gene encoding glucose-induced degradation protein 8 homolog isoform X2, with product MKHPVDYLVDMDKRKSIFHFALEGNALEAIELTQQLAPNLLEANMDLHFDLLSLHFIDLVRSRKCKEALEFGQKSLTPFGKVQKYVTKLEEFIALLAYEEPERSPMFQLLSPEYRQNIADSLNRAILAHAKLPAYSSLEKLIQQITVVREYLQQELAKDAPPPFSLKAFLNS